A stretch of the Salvelinus fontinalis isolate EN_2023a chromosome 22, ASM2944872v1, whole genome shotgun sequence genome encodes the following:
- the LOC129819535 gene encoding histone-lysine N-methyltransferase SETDB1-B-like translates to MESGDDEMEMTVGELQGWIQEEVENQDLVKLRRTQLAQMQNLVQRKEKQALCTRTLFNTACESVVECETVMKALYSKLGMEYRDTDSEDEGVGQQSVIEIDDGDADRNDNTMATDGVAASDSAPGEVPATDSDTENYNDMADDMESMPSSPAVTTPFVTVTVAPNEASNSNDTPATPLAESESEPPSPQEDSGDEYTPSKSKKISSKRPESSKRGRPRKGERKRRESVRTKHQLVSYREDSLPAPANPSVPSKPQKPRAGDCSASTKQQNSSKGSTASPPKLQEASKSGSTVPLKQQETRKETSTPFVVTSVSQAPTHAPNPATQPPPGLTEEEIKTDMKVLARRRTKTWHSGKITEIKLSESGSRYKVDFSEKGRSMLSGHHIAFDHTASLERLYVGVRVVAKFKDAEQSWFYSGILAELPNRKNRMRFLVFFDDGTPSYVGLPDLHIVCRPLPEVWEDIEDEANREFIKEYIKVYPNPPMAQYRPGQPINVEFEGIQRRTEVEQIDCSLLCVLFKDDEHKEWVYRGSLRLEHMANMKKRVEEAKDKPPVTRPNSGGAVSTTTTIHQTSTAAANKPHVSPSSTVIPAQVTSNNVSQGQPAAGKQSASVGRPLGQDRTTDKESSVITAKGSVTFTPHRCCPACLNCIRSKVEAKHRGRNPLLIPLLCEFRRMKGRHRINNKTYFHIFYRSPCGLSLSNMTAVQDYLQQTRCDFLFLDMFCLDPFVSVTTTYQPRPYKINIPDLTLGRENQPLSCINELNSIRPLSVIYNKQRVAASGVSINTSSDFLMGCDCTDGCRDRSACSCHQLTIQATALLPAGPEDVNAGYTHKRLEKRLSTGIYECNALCRCDPRVCSNRVVQHGLQLRLQLFMTMGKSWGIRCLDDIAKGTFVCTYTGIIMNKKSLSTEGNMYMVNLNHIEGAESKEGYESEARCSDNESGSEEPIEEDKSEHDDDCDGGGDEEEGNHDKEPLRMKNSYDEEEEPSDYEDNYEDKDYDVSEDDGGSDDDFRHNVSSMERSYVTRRHAKILQEDPATKSGSDAKSSDQQDGTAEGIDKEASNATRHFFDGEESCYVIDAKLEGNVGRYLNHSCQPNLFAQNVFVDTHDLRFPWVAFFASKRIRAGTELAWDYKCELGVKRSSRVLNCRCDPECREKL, encoded by the exons ATGGAGAGTGGGGATGATGAGATGGAGATGACCGTGGGGGAGCTTCAGGGCTGGATACAGGAGGAGGTGGAGAATCAAGACTTGGTGAAACTCAGGAGGACCCAGCTGGCCCAGATGCAGAACCTAGTGCAGCGGAAGGAGAAGCAGGCCCTCTGCACCCGCACCCTTTTCAACACTGCCTGCGA GTCTGTGGTGGAGTGTGAGACCGTTATGAAGGCGCTGTACAGCAAACTGGGCATGGAGTACAGAGACACAGACTCTGAAGATGAAGGAGTGGGCCAGCAAAGCGTCATTGAGATCGATGATGGGGACGCTGACAGAAACGACAACACCATGGCCACAGACGGAG TTGCTGCTTCCGATTCGGCTCCTGGAGAAGTCCCAGCTACAGACAGTGACACAGAAAAT TACAATGACATGGCAGATGACATGGAGAGCATGCCATCCTCTCCAGCTGTGACCACCCCTTTTGTGACTGTAACTGTTGCCCCAAATGAAGCCTCAAACTCTAATGATACCCCAGCAACCCCCCTTGCTGAATCAGAGTCTGAACCACCAAGTCCACAAGAAGACAGCGGCGATGAGTATACTCCATCAAAATCAAAAAAGATCTCATCAAAACGTCCAGAGTCCAGCAAACGTGGACGGCCGAGAAAAGGGGAAAGGAAGAGAAGAGAATCTGTCCGAACCAAGCATCAACTTGTGTCTTACAGGGAAGACTCGCTTCCTGCCCCAGCAAATCCTTCTGTGCCATCGAAACCACAAAAGCCCAGAGCAGGTGACTGCTCTGCGTCGACAAAACAGCAGAACTCAAGCAAAGGTAGCACAGCTTCCCCACCAAAATTACAGGAGGCCAGCAAAAGTGGTTCCACTGTCCCATTAAAACAACAAGAGACCAGAAAAG AAACGTCCACTCCATTTGTGGTGACCAGCGTGTCGCAAGCTCCGACCCATGCGCCGAACCCTGCCACTCAGCCGCCTCCCGGCCTCACAGAGGAGGAGATCAAGACTGATATGAAGGTCCTGGCTAGGAGGAGGACCAAGACCTGGCACTCAGGCAAGATTACAGAAATCAAACTATcag AGAGTGGAAGCAGGTATAAGGTGGACTTTAGCGAGAAGGGGAGAAGCATGCTGTCAGGACACCACATAGCCTTTGACCACACCGCTTCACTGGAGCGGCTGTACGTGGGCGTGCGCGTGGTGGCCAAGTTCAAGGACGCCGAGCAGTCCTGGTTCTACTCTGGCATTCTGGCTGAGCTCCCCAACCGAAAGAACCGCATGAg GTTCCTGGTCTTTTTTGACGACGGCACACCTTCCTATGTCGGTTTGCCGGATCTCCACATTGTTTGCAGACCAC TGCCGGAGGTGTGGGAGGACATAGAGGATGAGGCCAACAGGGAGTTCATCAAGGAATACATCAAGGTGTATCCCAACCCGCCCATGGCCCAGTATAGACCGGGACAGCCCATCAACGTGGAGTTTGAGGGgatccagaggaggacagaagtaGAGCAGATTGACTGCAGCTTGTTGTGCGTCCTCTTCAAG GATGACGAACATAAGGAATGGGTGTACCGAGGCTCTTTGCGTCTGGAGCACATGGCCAACATGAAGAAACGTGTTGAGGAGGCAAAGGATAAACCACCAGTGACACGGCCCAACAGTG GGGGAGCAGTTTCGACTACTACTACAATCCACCAGACTAGCACGGCTGCTGCCAACAAACCTCACGTCagcccctcatcaacagtaataccaGCGCAGGTCACTTCAAACAATGTCAGCCAGGGCCAGCCAGCTGCTGGTAAACAGTCAGCATCCGTAGG GAGGCCCTTGGGCCAGGATCGTACGACCGACAAGGAGTCGTCTGTCATCACAGCTAAAGGTTCGGTCACCTTCACCCCCCACCGTTGCTGCCCCGCCTGCCTGAACTGCATCCGGTCAAAGGTCGAGGCTAAGCACCGTGGACGCAACCCGCTGCTCATCCCCCTGCTCTGCGAGTTCCGCCGCATGAAGGGCCGCCACCGGATCAATAACAAG acgTATTTCCACATATTTTACCGGTCGCCGTGTGGCCTCAGCCTGAGCAACATGACTGCTGTGCAGGACTACCTTCAACAGACACGCTGTGACTTCCTCTTCCTGGACATGTTCTGCCTGGACCCCTTTGTGTCTGTGACCACCACCTACCAGCCCCGGCCCTACAAGATCAACATCCCAGACCTGACGCTGGGCAGAGAGAACCAGCCACTGTCCTGCATCAACGAGCTCAACAGCATCCGGCCACTCTCGGTGATCTACAACAAGCAGCGTGTCGCAGCCAGTGGGGTCTCCATCAACACCAGCTCAGACTTTCTGATGGGCTGCGACTGCACCGACGGCTGCAGGGATAG GTCGGCATGCTCCTGTCACCAGCTGACCATCCAGGCCACAGCCCTGTTGCCAGCGGGCCCTGAGGACGTCAACGCTGGCTACACACACAAGAGGCTGGAGAAACGCCTCTCCACAGG TATATATGAGTGCAACGCACTGTGCCGCTGTGACCCGCGGGTGTGCTCTAACCGGGTGGTTCAGCATGGCCTTCAGCTGCGGCTACAGCTCTTCATGACCATGGGGAAGAGCTGGGGAATCCGCTGCCTGGATGACATTGCCAAGGGCACCTTCGTCTGCACCTACACTG GGATAATCATGAACAAGAAGAGTTTGAGCACAGAGGGCAACATGTACATGGTCAACCTGAACCACATAGAAGGAGCTGAGAGCAAGGAGGGTTACGAGAGTGAGGCCCGCTGCTCCGACAATGAGTCAG GTTCAGAAGAGCCCATAGAAGAAGACAAAAGTGAACATGATGATGactgtgatggtggtggtgatgaggaagagggaaacCACGACAAAGAGCCGCTACGTATGAAGAACTCGTATGATGAAGAAGAAGAACCCAGTGACTATGAGGACAATTATGAGGACAAGGATTATGATGTCAGTGAAGATGATGGCGGCTCTGATGATGACTTCAGGCACAACGTCTCCTCTATGGAGAGGAGCTACGTCACCCGCAGGCATGCCAAAATACTACAGGAGG ACCCAGCGACGAAATCGGGCTCTGACGCCAAATCTTCTGACCAGCAGGACGGTACAGCAGAGGGAATTGACAAGGAGGCCTCAAACGCCACTAGGCATTTCTTTGATGGGGAGGAGTCATGCTACGTCATCGATGCAAAGCTAGAAGGGAATGTGGGTCGTTACCTCAAT CATAGCTGCCAACCAAACCTGTTTGCGCAGAATGTTTTTGTGGACACACATGACCTTCGATTTCCCTGGGTGGCGTTCTTTGCCAGCAA GCGCATTAGAGCTGGTACAGAGCTGGCGTGGGATTATAAATGTGAGCTTGGTGTGAAAAGGTCGTCAAGAGTCCTTAATTGTCGCTGTGATCCAGAGTGCAGGGAAAAGTTATGA